One genomic region from Kamptonema formosum PCC 6407 encodes:
- a CDS encoding adenylate/guanylate cyclase domain-containing protein yields the protein MLGFRQLRIKSKLTIALLVVTLGSTAIVGILTWNRAKSILTQRIFSQLTSVRAAKAAQIESYFQYIHNQIETLSEDRMIVTAMVDFNQAFQQLNQSKLTISPTWNQSIQSYYTKEFFPRLSKNIEGTPVFELYAPKTELAQYLQYHYITNNFHPVGKKDELMAATDGSEYSAIHSKYHKILRNLIKKFGYYDLFLINPETEEIVYSVYKETDFTSNLQTGPYSQSNLASVVAAVKQNPDPSAVQIVDFASYRPSYGAPAAFMAVPIYQETQLVGILAVQLPVDEINSILTGNRGWEREGLGKTGETYLVGSDYLMRSISRFLIEDPINYYQALRSGGTPERIIQTIEQLKTSILLQRVETEGSKKALQGKQGTEIINDYRQVPVLSSYAPLKIKGINWVVLSEIDLAEAYEPLNNLQNYIIILAVVLVLFVTLISLVAANNFVKPIEILIQDSRQIMRGKLEDAELQSTTQDELSHLVKTFNEMIRSLQDQTILAEQRQRENEELLLNILPSTVAQRWKTGEEGITDETEQATILVASLEGINELSIGRGVSEVASLLNEMINGFDAAAQQLDVLGITRIGELYFAVCGLATPRLDHTKRVVELGLEMLDILQAFNNKYNLNLKLRIGIDAGKIMGAVIEAKSFSYYIWGEGLAIASQLNRMAAPNTIRIPNEVHERVRDLYIFQPAEEIELVEIGQVPTWVLSRNLLNSASEAHDRNKYAVVVKEVK from the coding sequence TTGTTAGGATTTAGACAATTGAGAATTAAGTCAAAGCTGACAATTGCCCTTCTGGTAGTTACTTTAGGTTCAACTGCCATTGTTGGTATTTTGACATGGAACAGAGCAAAAAGCATTCTCACCCAACGCATTTTTAGCCAACTGACTAGCGTGCGTGCGGCAAAAGCTGCTCAAATTGAATCTTACTTTCAATATATTCACAATCAAATTGAAACCCTTTCCGAAGATCGAATGATTGTGACAGCAATGGTGGATTTTAATCAAGCTTTTCAGCAGCTAAATCAATCAAAGCTAACAATTTCTCCCACTTGGAATCAATCAATTCAATCTTATTATACCAAAGAGTTTTTCCCTAGACTATCTAAAAATATTGAAGGTACACCCGTTTTTGAACTCTATGCTCCTAAAACTGAACTCGCCCAATATTTGCAATATCATTACATTACTAATAATTTCCATCCTGTCGGTAAAAAAGACGAACTTATGGCGGCAACAGATGGGAGTGAATATAGTGCAATTCATAGCAAATACCACAAAATTCTACGCAATCTAATTAAAAAATTTGGCTATTACGATCTGTTTTTAATCAATCCTGAAACTGAAGAAATTGTCTACTCAGTTTATAAAGAAACCGACTTTACAAGTAATCTCCAAACCGGGCCATATTCCCAAAGCAACTTGGCTAGTGTAGTAGCAGCAGTAAAGCAGAATCCAGACCCCAGTGCCGTTCAGATTGTTGATTTTGCTAGCTATCGCCCCTCCTACGGTGCTCCTGCTGCTTTTATGGCTGTTCCTATCTATCAGGAAACGCAACTGGTTGGCATCCTAGCAGTTCAATTACCAGTCGATGAAATTAATAGCATTTTAACAGGAAATCGAGGTTGGGAGCGGGAAGGTTTAGGTAAAACAGGCGAGACTTACTTAGTAGGTTCTGATTACTTAATGCGCTCTATCTCTAGATTTTTAATTGAAGATCCTATAAATTATTATCAGGCGCTCCGTTCCGGTGGTACGCCGGAACGTATAATTCAGACAATTGAACAACTAAAAACTTCGATTTTGCTTCAAAGAGTCGAAACAGAAGGTTCAAAAAAGGCACTTCAAGGTAAACAAGGCACTGAGATTATTAACGATTACCGACAAGTTCCCGTACTGAGTTCTTATGCTCCTCTAAAAATTAAAGGAATCAATTGGGTAGTGCTTTCCGAGATCGATCTAGCTGAAGCCTACGAGCCGCTAAATAACTTGCAAAACTATATTATCATTCTAGCAGTAGTCTTAGTATTATTTGTCACCTTAATTTCTTTAGTTGCTGCCAATAACTTTGTTAAGCCGATTGAAATTTTGATCCAAGACTCTCGCCAGATCATGCGCGGAAAATTAGAAGATGCTGAACTACAATCTACTACTCAAGATGAGTTAAGTCATCTGGTAAAAACCTTTAATGAAATGATTCGCAGCCTCCAAGATCAAACAATATTAGCGGAACAAAGGCAGCGTGAAAATGAGGAGTTACTTTTAAATATTCTTCCCAGTACAGTTGCACAACGCTGGAAAACAGGGGAGGAAGGAATTACAGATGAAACTGAACAAGCAACGATATTAGTCGCAAGTCTAGAAGGTATAAATGAATTATCTATTGGGCGAGGAGTTTCCGAGGTAGCCAGCTTATTAAATGAAATGATTAATGGGTTTGATGCTGCGGCTCAACAGCTTGATGTGTTAGGTATAACTCGGATTGGCGAACTTTACTTTGCTGTTTGTGGGTTGGCAACACCTCGTCTGGATCATACGAAACGAGTTGTCGAATTGGGCCTAGAGATGCTGGATATTTTGCAAGCATTTAACAATAAATATAATCTCAATCTTAAACTTCGTATTGGTATTGATGCAGGTAAGATTATGGGGGCAGTTATCGAGGCTAAAAGCTTTAGCTACTATATTTGGGGTGAAGGTTTGGCGATTGCTTCTCAGCTCAATCGTATGGCTGCACCTAACACTATTCGCATACCGAATGAAGTCCATGAAAGGGTTCGCGATTTGTATATCTTTCAGCCAGCCGAGGAAATTGAGTTAGTAGAAATTGGTCAGGTGCCAACTTGGGTATTGAGCCGAAATTTATTAAATTCTGCTTCTGAAGCTCACGATCGTAACAAATATGCAGTTGTAGTTAAGGAAGTTAAGTAG
- a CDS encoding ammonium transporter, giving the protein MGNALAQNAPVVVENPINSGDTAWMLISSALVLFMTPGLAFFYGGLVRSRNVLNTMMMSLLLMALIGVTWTLWGYSLAFDVSTPVSEGFGKGIEKFIGGLDWMFLNNVAADKPDPIGYAGTIPHQVFMVYQMMFAIITPALISGAIVERMSFKAYFWFVLLWSTFIYSPLAHWVWGRGWLGELGALDFAGGNVVHISSGVSAVVAAWMIGPRKDFMNKPHAPHNVPYVLLGIGMLWFGWFGFNGGSALGSGALAAVAFVSTMVSTSAGGLTWAILEWVLRGKPTAVGIASGFLAGLVGITPAAGFVTPLSGVLIGSITAVCCFFAVSLRAKLQFDDSLDTYPVHGVGGTVGAILTGVFATKAVNSAGNNGLLFGNPGQLVTQIISVIATYIFAAVGTFIILKVLGAMMELRVKQSAEDQGLDINEHGEEGYGEEFAGGLSMIEE; this is encoded by the coding sequence ATGGGAAATGCTTTGGCTCAAAATGCACCCGTAGTGGTGGAAAATCCGATTAATAGTGGTGATACGGCGTGGATGCTGATTTCGTCGGCGCTGGTGTTATTTATGACTCCGGGGTTGGCATTTTTTTATGGGGGGCTGGTGCGATCGCGCAATGTCCTGAATACAATGATGATGAGTCTGTTACTAATGGCTCTGATCGGCGTTACCTGGACTCTTTGGGGTTACAGTTTGGCCTTCGATGTCTCCACCCCCGTTTCTGAAGGCTTTGGCAAAGGGATTGAAAAGTTCATCGGCGGCTTAGACTGGATGTTTTTAAACAATGTCGCAGCCGATAAACCCGATCCGATTGGTTACGCGGGAACGATTCCCCACCAAGTCTTCATGGTTTACCAGATGATGTTCGCGATCATCACGCCTGCTTTAATCTCAGGTGCGATCGTTGAGCGGATGAGTTTTAAAGCTTATTTCTGGTTTGTACTGCTTTGGTCTACCTTTATTTACTCTCCCTTGGCTCACTGGGTTTGGGGTAGAGGCTGGCTGGGCGAACTCGGAGCTCTGGACTTCGCAGGCGGTAATGTTGTCCATATTAGTTCCGGCGTTTCTGCGGTAGTTGCAGCCTGGATGATCGGGCCCCGCAAAGACTTTATGAATAAGCCTCACGCTCCCCATAATGTGCCTTATGTGCTACTCGGAATTGGAATGCTATGGTTTGGCTGGTTTGGCTTCAACGGCGGTAGCGCTTTAGGATCGGGAGCTTTAGCAGCAGTTGCTTTTGTCTCTACGATGGTATCTACTTCCGCAGGTGGTTTGACCTGGGCAATCCTGGAATGGGTACTTAGAGGTAAGCCGACGGCTGTGGGAATTGCTTCTGGTTTCTTAGCAGGATTAGTCGGTATTACACCTGCGGCTGGATTTGTGACTCCGCTTTCAGGTGTTTTGATTGGTTCAATCACTGCCGTTTGTTGTTTCTTTGCTGTTAGTTTGCGGGCAAAACTGCAATTTGACGATTCTTTAGATACTTACCCCGTTCACGGTGTCGGCGGGACAGTGGGAGCGATTTTAACTGGGGTATTTGCAACTAAAGCAGTTAACAGTGCAGGGAATAATGGATTGCTTTTTGGCAATCCGGGGCAACTTGTAACTCAAATTATTAGTGTTATCGCTACCTACATTTTTGCCGCTGTCGGTACTTTTATAATCCTTAAGGTTTTGGGAGCAATGATGGAGTTGCGAGTGAAGCAATCCGCTGAAGACCAAGGTTTAGATATTAACGAACACGGTGAAGAAGGTTATGGAGAGGAGTTTGCTGGGGGTTTGAGCATGATTGAGGAATAA
- a CDS encoding SGNH/GDSL hydrolase family protein, with the protein MVKFEAGSGGGSNKSLLGMKFTRSTTPPAWALLSLATNGLLLVTVALLVMRDRIISHSAQASNSMTATSFQEKILEQVSGGIGQNQPVLGPRHKWTYEQWVAQLGREAEAVAVNRPERLTVLAGDSLSMWFPPQLLPGDRIWLNQGISGETSAGLLKRLQIFDRVKPETIFLMIGINDLIRGIGEETILANHRQMIRDLRWVHPHSQIIVQSILPHGGDRASWEGRDRLLAIPNSYIRDLNRQLKEVANSENALYLDLYPLFADTNGNLRLELSTDGLHLNEQGYLVWRSALQVFSQLELDVNH; encoded by the coding sequence ATGGTTAAGTTTGAAGCTGGTAGTGGAGGAGGCTCTAATAAATCCCTATTAGGGATGAAATTTACTCGCTCAACAACTCCTCCGGCTTGGGCTTTGTTATCTCTAGCTACCAATGGGCTGCTGCTTGTGACTGTTGCTTTGTTGGTGATGCGCGATCGCATTATCTCTCACTCTGCTCAAGCTAGTAACTCTATGACTGCTACTAGCTTTCAAGAAAAAATCTTGGAACAGGTATCGGGAGGGATTGGGCAAAACCAGCCTGTGTTGGGGCCTCGCCACAAGTGGACTTACGAACAGTGGGTGGCTCAGTTGGGGCGAGAAGCTGAGGCTGTGGCCGTTAATAGACCCGAAAGGCTGACTGTTTTGGCTGGGGATTCTCTGAGTATGTGGTTCCCACCGCAACTGTTACCAGGCGATCGCATTTGGTTGAATCAAGGAATTTCTGGTGAGACATCGGCGGGTTTGCTAAAGCGGTTGCAAATTTTTGACCGCGTTAAACCGGAGACGATTTTTCTAATGATTGGGATTAACGATCTGATTCGGGGGATAGGAGAGGAAACGATTCTGGCTAACCACCGACAGATGATCCGCGATTTGCGTTGGGTTCATCCTCATTCGCAAATTATAGTGCAATCTATTTTACCGCATGGGGGAGATCGAGCTTCTTGGGAGGGTCGCGATCGCCTTTTAGCAATTCCTAACAGTTACATTCGCGATCTAAATCGGCAGCTTAAAGAGGTTGCTAATTCAGAAAATGCTTTATACCTAGATTTATACCCACTTTTTGCAGATACAAATGGTAATCTCCGATTGGAACTGAGCACTGATGGCCTGCACCTGAATGAGCAGGGATATTTGGTGTGGCGATCGGCTCTACAAGTTTTTAGTCAGTTAGAGTTAGATGTGAATCATTAA
- a CDS encoding ammonium transporter: protein MSKLTIQKKKLRKTQRSRSNWFATEFPRVTKKLARLQVAIKRLSPSWQACIPLAGIIVLFWGYAAVAQTTPPTTEEQLASLKVGLDTMWVMVAGMLVFFMNAGFCMLETGFCRQKNAVNVLAKNLIVFALSTIAFWAIGFALMFSDGNAFLGTSGGWFLWNVTDNSPATGDAYQGIFKSLNWTGIPLNAKFFFQLVFAGTAATIVSGAVAERIKFFDFLIFSLLLVGIAYPITGHWIWGGGWLAQAGFWDFAGSTVVHSVGGWAALMGAAFLGPRTGRYRDGETVAMPGHNMSIATLGCLILWLGWFGFNPGSTMAVDPNAIAHIAITTNTAGAFGALAAGLTAWLYLGKPDLSMIINGLLAGLVGITAGCAWINVPNSALIGIVAGVMVVFAVTFFDNLKIDDPVGATSVHLVCGIWGTLAVGLFADGPTTGLYSAGPAAGLLVGGGFGQLWSQIIGVVSVGGMTVLLSTIFWLALKATLGIRVTPEEEAEGLDIGEHGMEAYSGFVKETGFSGVSDASSRSGWPASGGTGK, encoded by the coding sequence ATGTCTAAACTAACAATCCAAAAGAAAAAATTGAGAAAAACACAGCGATCTCGTTCCAATTGGTTCGCAACTGAATTTCCGAGAGTTACCAAAAAGTTAGCTCGTTTACAAGTCGCCATCAAGCGGTTGAGTCCTAGCTGGCAGGCTTGCATTCCCTTAGCTGGTATCATCGTGCTGTTTTGGGGTTACGCTGCCGTAGCCCAAACTACACCCCCCACCACTGAGGAACAATTAGCAAGTCTGAAGGTAGGGCTAGACACCATGTGGGTGATGGTGGCTGGGATGCTGGTGTTCTTTATGAATGCTGGTTTCTGTATGTTAGAAACTGGCTTCTGTCGTCAAAAAAATGCAGTTAATGTTTTAGCCAAAAACTTAATTGTATTTGCCCTTTCCACGATCGCATTTTGGGCGATTGGCTTTGCCCTAATGTTCAGCGACGGCAATGCTTTCCTCGGTACCAGCGGCGGATGGTTTCTTTGGAACGTGACTGACAATAGCCCTGCCACAGGGGACGCTTACCAAGGCATCTTCAAATCTTTAAATTGGACTGGCATACCGCTCAATGCTAAGTTCTTTTTCCAATTAGTTTTTGCAGGTACGGCCGCAACTATCGTGTCTGGAGCAGTTGCAGAGCGGATCAAGTTTTTTGATTTCTTAATTTTCAGCTTGTTGCTAGTAGGAATTGCCTATCCTATCACCGGACACTGGATTTGGGGCGGCGGTTGGCTGGCACAAGCAGGCTTTTGGGATTTTGCAGGTTCAACAGTAGTTCACTCTGTGGGCGGTTGGGCAGCTTTGATGGGAGCAGCTTTTCTGGGGCCGCGTACTGGCAGGTATAGAGATGGCGAAACCGTTGCTATGCCCGGCCACAACATGAGTATTGCGACGTTAGGATGTTTAATTCTGTGGTTAGGATGGTTTGGGTTCAACCCAGGCTCGACAATGGCTGTAGATCCAAATGCGATCGCTCACATTGCGATTACAACTAATACAGCCGGCGCTTTTGGCGCATTGGCAGCGGGCCTTACTGCTTGGCTTTACCTCGGTAAGCCGGATCTTTCCATGATTATTAACGGCCTTTTGGCTGGTTTGGTGGGAATTACGGCTGGTTGTGCTTGGATTAACGTACCCAATTCTGCCCTGATTGGCATTGTTGCTGGGGTAATGGTAGTCTTTGCAGTTACTTTCTTCGATAACTTAAAAATTGATGACCCCGTAGGTGCAACCTCAGTTCACCTAGTCTGCGGTATTTGGGGAACTCTGGCAGTAGGCTTGTTTGCTGATGGCCCGACAACTGGACTCTACAGTGCTGGCCCAGCAGCCGGATTGTTGGTCGGTGGTGGCTTTGGTCAACTTTGGTCGCAAATTATTGGCGTTGTTTCAGTGGGAGGGATGACTGTTCTACTGAGTACCATTTTCTGGTTAGCTCTGAAGGCGACTCTGGGTATCCGAGTTACTCCAGAAGAGGAAGCAGAAGGCCTGGATATTGGCGAACACGGAATGGAAGCTTACAGCGGCTTTGTCAAGGAGACAGGCTTTAGTGGGGTAAGTGATGCCTCCTCCCGTAGCGGCTGGCCTGCTAGCGGCGGGACTGGTAAGTAG
- the purE gene encoding 5-(carboxyamino)imidazole ribonucleotide mutase: MNQAVIGIIMGSDSDLPTMKDAIAICEEFTIPCEVAIVSAHRTPERMVEYAQNAHLRGLKVIIAGAGGAAHLPGMVASLTPLPVIGVPVATRHLQGVDSLYSIVQMPAGIPVATVGIGNAKNAGLLAVQILAAYQPKLLERVQQYRQSLSQSVMEKQERLAELGYKQYLD; the protein is encoded by the coding sequence ATGAATCAAGCTGTAATTGGAATTATCATGGGCAGTGATTCGGATTTGCCCACGATGAAAGATGCGATCGCCATCTGTGAAGAATTTACCATCCCTTGCGAAGTCGCGATCGTCTCCGCCCACCGCACTCCTGAGCGGATGGTAGAATATGCCCAAAATGCACATCTGAGAGGTCTAAAAGTTATTATCGCAGGTGCGGGAGGAGCAGCGCATCTCCCAGGTATGGTAGCATCGCTGACACCTTTGCCAGTAATCGGAGTACCTGTGGCGACACGACACCTGCAAGGGGTAGATTCCCTCTACTCCATCGTACAAATGCCTGCTGGCATACCTGTAGCAACAGTGGGAATAGGCAATGCTAAAAATGCTGGCTTATTAGCAGTACAAATATTAGCGGCTTACCAACCAAAATTGTTAGAGCGAGTGCAGCAGTACCGCCAAAGTCTATCGCAATCTGTGATGGAAAAGCAAGAAAGATTGGCTGAGCTTGGTTACAAGCAGTATCTCGATTAA
- the nagA gene encoding N-acetylglucosamine-6-phosphate deacetylase, with protein MIEATTPIAAPIDILNAKLPGYNGLQAIAINAEGIIQGIYPMEKVFKRVAPPDLQVIDAGGDLVSLGGVDLQINGALGLAFPDLESDNIPFLQEICQFLWTQGIDGFLPTLVTTSLEKFRRSLSTIADFMAANKDASPKTAQILGVHLEGPFLNFHKRGAHPAEFLLPLKIENVKQVLGDWANIVRIITIAPELDGTGEAIAYLQSLGITVSLGHSLATAAQAQEAFARGASMVTHAFNAMPSLHHREPGMLGAAIVHPHVRCGLIADGEHVTPAMIEVLLRSSRYEQGIFLVSDALAPLGLQDGVYPWDSRYIEVKKGTAWVRVGYHEPVEGGTLAGTTLPLLMGVQNLVKWGICDAESAIAMAVDSPRKAIGLPGICGQSAVQLLRWKLNELTKELTWQRLF; from the coding sequence ATGATTGAAGCAACAACCCCAATTGCTGCCCCGATAGATATTCTTAATGCTAAGCTCCCCGGTTACAATGGCTTGCAGGCGATCGCTATTAATGCTGAGGGTATCATTCAAGGAATTTACCCGATGGAGAAAGTGTTTAAGCGGGTTGCTCCTCCAGATTTGCAAGTAATCGACGCAGGCGGAGATTTAGTGTCTCTTGGCGGAGTTGATTTGCAGATTAATGGAGCCCTTGGTTTGGCTTTTCCAGATTTAGAGAGCGACAACATCCCATTTTTACAGGAAATTTGTCAGTTTTTGTGGACTCAGGGAATAGATGGTTTTTTGCCAACTCTGGTAACAACATCACTGGAAAAATTTAGGCGATCGCTTTCTACTATTGCTGATTTTATGGCCGCTAACAAAGACGCATCTCCTAAAACAGCTCAAATTTTGGGAGTCCATCTAGAAGGGCCGTTTCTTAATTTTCACAAGCGAGGCGCTCATCCAGCAGAGTTTTTATTACCACTAAAAATAGAAAATGTCAAGCAAGTTTTGGGCGATTGGGCAAATATAGTTAGAATAATTACGATCGCGCCAGAGTTAGACGGCACAGGAGAAGCGATCGCCTATTTGCAAAGTTTAGGCATTACAGTTAGCCTGGGACACTCACTAGCCACAGCAGCACAAGCACAGGAGGCTTTTGCACGAGGAGCCTCAATGGTAACTCACGCTTTTAATGCCATGCCCAGCTTACACCATCGAGAACCCGGAATGTTAGGAGCAGCGATCGTTCACCCCCATGTTCGGTGTGGATTAATTGCCGATGGCGAGCACGTAACTCCTGCCATGATTGAAGTGCTACTGCGTTCTAGCAGATACGAACAAGGGATTTTCTTAGTTAGCGATGCTTTAGCACCTTTGGGATTGCAGGATGGCGTTTATCCTTGGGATTCTCGGTATATTGAAGTTAAAAAAGGTACGGCCTGGGTACGAGTTGGCTATCACGAACCAGTAGAAGGGGGAACGTTAGCGGGGACGACACTACCTTTATTGATGGGGGTACAAAACTTGGTGAAGTGGGGAATTTGCGATGCCGAAAGTGCGATCGCGATGGCTGTGGACTCACCGCGAAAAGCGATCGGACTTCCTGGGATTTGTGGTCAGTCTGCTGTTCAGTTATTGCGCTGGAAGTTGAATGAATTGACGAAAGAATTAACTTGGCAAAGATTATTTTAG
- a CDS encoding GIY-YIG nuclease family protein, whose protein sequence is MESENNIAIEHQNVPVAHQGLHSFLYSSDDEHTSVSPSIALDNEVAEVVSVEDWRSLTDRVKVAGVYAVLDCDRQSQYIGYSRDVRQSLEGHIAQNGTEICAFIRVQVFKFPKRQAMEALRDEWIAELDYIPPGNQAAQGNWASTVGEAARIVMSESDRNNYEEKKLKLRKAMADSTLIDELEKNDRQDSAMAERHQKLEAAVKNDDWSAVIDS, encoded by the coding sequence ATGGAATCTGAAAATAATATCGCTATTGAACATCAGAATGTTCCTGTGGCTCATCAAGGGCTGCACAGTTTTTTGTATAGTTCTGATGATGAGCATACCTCCGTTAGCCCATCTATTGCCTTAGATAATGAGGTGGCTGAGGTTGTTTCAGTGGAAGATTGGCGATCGCTCACCGATCGGGTTAAGGTTGCTGGAGTGTATGCGGTTTTAGACTGCGATCGCCAATCTCAATACATTGGTTACTCACGGGATGTACGCCAGTCTCTAGAGGGACACATAGCTCAAAATGGAACTGAAATCTGTGCTTTTATTAGAGTTCAGGTGTTTAAATTTCCTAAGCGTCAGGCGATGGAAGCTCTTCGGGATGAATGGATTGCTGAGTTAGATTACATTCCACCTGGAAATCAAGCAGCACAGGGAAATTGGGCGAGTACAGTGGGTGAAGCGGCCCGGATTGTGATGTCAGAAAGCGATCGCAATAACTACGAAGAGAAGAAGCTCAAATTACGTAAAGCAATGGCGGATAGCACCCTTATTGATGAATTAGAGAAGAACGATCGACAGGATAGCGCAATGGCTGAGCGTCATCAAAAATTAGAAGCAGCAGTTAAAAATGATGATTGGAGTGCTGTCATTGATTCTTAA
- a CDS encoding glutathione S-transferase, with amino-acid sequence MSATYPILYSFRRCPFAMRARLALIISNRVCELREVVLRDKPQEMLDVSPKGTVPVLIDIDGRVLDESMDIMLWALTQHDPEKWLIPEQGSVAEMLELIAEFDDRFKYHLDRYKYPDRYEGIDSEAHRIEGALYLEKLNVNLSTKKYLFGNRVALADMAIAPFIRQFAHTDPDWFNAQPWSQLQAWLSEFIDSKIYTQVMKKYPKWELGNTAVMFPD; translated from the coding sequence ATGTCAGCAACCTACCCAATTTTGTATTCTTTCCGCCGCTGTCCATTCGCTATGCGGGCACGCTTGGCATTAATTATCAGCAATCGAGTCTGTGAGTTACGGGAAGTTGTCTTGCGTGATAAACCACAGGAAATGTTGGACGTATCCCCTAAAGGTACGGTACCGGTATTGATTGATATTGATGGGCGCGTACTGGATGAAAGTATGGATATTATGTTGTGGGCATTGACACAACACGACCCGGAAAAATGGTTGATTCCAGAGCAAGGTTCGGTTGCAGAAATGTTAGAGCTGATTGCTGAATTTGACGATCGGTTTAAATATCATCTTGACCGTTATAAATACCCGGATCGTTATGAAGGGATCGATTCAGAAGCTCATCGGATTGAGGGTGCTTTATATTTAGAGAAACTGAATGTAAATTTAAGTACGAAAAAATATTTATTTGGTAATCGTGTGGCATTAGCAGATATGGCGATCGCACCCTTTATTCGTCAATTCGCCCATACCGATCCAGATTGGTTCAATGCACAGCCTTGGTCGCAGCTACAAGCTTGGTTATCAGAGTTTATAGATTCTAAAATCTACACTCAGGTGATGAAGAAATATCCAAAATGGGAATTGGGCAATACAGCGGTTATGTTTCCTGATTAA
- the trhO gene encoding oxygen-dependent tRNA uridine(34) hydroxylase TrhO: MTYFLTAALYKFVELSDFAQLREPLLACCNENKVKGTILLAQEGINGTIAGLPEGIYAVLAFLRRDPRLADLTHKESFSEKAPFYRLKVRLKREIVTMGLPDINPTVMAGKYVKPDEWNQLLDDPDVVVVDVRNDYEVSLGTFKGAIDPKTKSFSELPEWVKRETTLRNKPKVAMFCTGGIRCEKSTAFLRSQGFQEVYHLEGGILKYLETVPEAESRWEGECFVFDERVSVGHGLKPGEYELCRACRHPISQEEKASELFVLGVSCPHCYNSKTEAQKKSLSERQRQIELAKSRNQVHIGASYHVKEKSNLTSMD, from the coding sequence ATGACTTATTTCTTAACCGCCGCCTTGTATAAATTTGTTGAACTCTCGGATTTTGCCCAACTGAGAGAACCCTTGCTAGCCTGCTGCAACGAAAACAAGGTGAAAGGCACTATCTTACTAGCCCAAGAAGGAATTAATGGCACCATTGCCGGCTTACCTGAAGGTATATATGCAGTGCTAGCATTCCTACGTCGCGATCCGCGCTTAGCTGATTTAACCCACAAAGAATCTTTCTCCGAAAAAGCACCATTTTATCGGCTAAAAGTACGCTTAAAACGCGAAATCGTGACTATGGGTTTACCCGATATTAATCCAACTGTAATGGCTGGTAAGTATGTCAAACCTGACGAGTGGAATCAACTACTTGACGATCCTGATGTTGTCGTAGTTGATGTGCGTAACGACTACGAAGTATCCCTCGGAACCTTTAAAGGTGCGATCGATCCCAAAACAAAAAGCTTCTCTGAATTACCCGAATGGGTAAAGCGAGAAACGACATTACGCAATAAGCCAAAAGTAGCAATGTTTTGCACGGGAGGTATTCGGTGCGAGAAATCTACGGCATTTTTGCGAAGTCAAGGTTTTCAGGAAGTTTATCACTTAGAAGGTGGAATATTGAAATATCTAGAAACAGTTCCAGAAGCAGAAAGTCGCTGGGAAGGCGAATGTTTTGTTTTTGATGAACGAGTTTCAGTTGGTCATGGCTTAAAGCCTGGTGAATATGAACTTTGTCGCGCTTGTCGTCACCCAATTAGTCAGGAAGAAAAAGCTTCAGAATTATTTGTTTTGGGTGTAAGTTGTCCGCATTGCTATAACTCGAAAACTGAAGCGCAGAAAAAATCTTTATCCGAGCGGCAACGTCAAATTGAGCTGGCGAAGAGTCGCAATCAAGTGCATATCGGTGCTAGCTATCATGTTAAGGAGAAATCAAATCTTACGTCAATGGATTAA